A region from the Solibacillus sp. FSL H8-0523 genome encodes:
- a CDS encoding OFA family MFS transporter: MGKFENKWIRAVIPALLIHCSIGTVYCWSLFKADIAAYIGNSVGEVEWAFSIAIFVLGMSAAFGGKFVEKDIHKSSLLAALFFVVGMAATGFFISQKSLLGIYISYGFVMGIGLGIGYLTPVKTLMLWFKEQKGLATGLAVAGFGLAKVIASPLMEQLMGERNSDGTLVDPTNIYTMFYILAGLYLVMMVIGHILLKKPAGYEESDVQAHSFSYRKVLTNKTYLGIWFMFYINITCGLALISQEKGILAFIGFTAIGLVSSLTAIFNAGGRIAFSSLGDRLKDRNSIYKIIFISSIAIIVCTIALDGINNSMAFLIIALLCIVNAGYGGGFSSLPPLLSDRFGLNNISTVHGLALSAWAWAGLSGNQLSAFILEKTQSYDMVLYVIAALFAVATLISMFVVKPEKVNLEQEAFSKKEEMIVG, translated from the coding sequence GTGGGGAAGTTTGAAAATAAGTGGATACGTGCTGTTATTCCGGCTTTATTAATTCACTGTAGTATCGGTACGGTTTACTGTTGGTCATTATTTAAGGCGGATATTGCTGCTTACATTGGAAATTCGGTCGGTGAAGTGGAATGGGCATTCAGTATTGCCATTTTTGTTCTTGGGATGTCGGCGGCTTTTGGTGGGAAGTTTGTGGAAAAAGATATTCATAAATCATCGCTGCTCGCTGCGCTATTTTTTGTAGTTGGGATGGCGGCAACCGGGTTCTTTATTTCTCAAAAATCACTACTTGGTATTTATATTTCTTATGGGTTTGTAATGGGGATTGGCCTTGGAATCGGCTATTTAACACCAGTAAAAACACTGATGCTGTGGTTTAAAGAGCAAAAAGGATTGGCAACGGGCCTTGCAGTTGCTGGCTTTGGTTTAGCAAAAGTAATTGCAAGTCCATTAATGGAACAATTAATGGGTGAAAGAAACAGCGACGGAACGTTAGTAGATCCAACAAATATTTATACAATGTTTTACATTTTAGCCGGCTTGTATTTAGTGATGATGGTGATTGGCCACATCCTGTTAAAGAAACCAGCAGGCTATGAAGAATCAGATGTACAAGCGCACAGCTTTAGCTATCGCAAAGTGTTAACGAACAAAACGTATCTTGGTATTTGGTTCATGTTCTATATTAATATTACATGTGGCCTTGCGTTAATTTCGCAGGAAAAAGGGATTTTAGCATTCATCGGATTTACTGCGATTGGTTTAGTGAGTTCGTTAACGGCGATTTTCAATGCTGGTGGACGTATTGCGTTTTCTTCATTGGGCGACCGTTTAAAGGACCGCAACTCGATTTATAAAATTATTTTCATTTCATCAATCGCCATTATTGTATGTACGATTGCGTTGGATGGCATTAATAATTCGATGGCCTTTCTGATTATTGCCTTACTTTGTATTGTCAATGCAGGCTACGGTGGGGGCTTCTCTTCTTTACCGCCACTATTATCGGACCGCTTTGGTTTAAATAATATTTCAACGGTGCACGGCTTAGCCTTATCAGCTTGGGCATGGGCAGGATTGTCAGGAAACCAGCTAAGTGCATTTATTCTGGAAAAGACACAATCGTACGACATGGTGTTATATGTAATTGCTGCGTTATTCGCGGTTGCGACGTTAATTAGTATGTTCGTTGTGAAACCTGAAAAAGTAAACTTGGAGCAGGAAGCGTTTTCTAAGAAAGAAGAAATGATCGTAGGGTAA
- a CDS encoding nitroreductase family protein, with protein sequence MTTSTQSMTDLMHARKSVRKYKAGVSIPQETLAKILTDATSAPSSSNTQPWRFLVFQDQELKKELRGLAYNQEQLETSSAVIAVLADTEMYTRSEEIYSATCEQGFMPRDVAEKMIENTINLYKNAPKETVKNIVHYDAGLISMQILLLAKERGYDTVTMGGFDKVKFAERFELPANEVPVVLIAIGEAAEPARGTSRMPLERIVKFL encoded by the coding sequence ATGACGACATCTACACAATCAATGACAGACTTAATGCATGCACGTAAATCTGTGCGTAAATATAAAGCAGGCGTATCTATTCCACAAGAAACCTTAGCAAAAATTTTAACGGATGCTACTTCTGCACCGTCTTCAAGCAACACGCAACCTTGGCGCTTTTTAGTTTTCCAAGACCAAGAGCTAAAAAAGGAATTACGTGGCTTAGCGTATAACCAAGAACAACTTGAAACTTCTTCTGCGGTCATTGCAGTACTAGCAGACACAGAAATGTACACACGAAGTGAAGAAATTTACAGCGCAACATGTGAGCAAGGCTTCATGCCACGCGACGTTGCAGAAAAAATGATTGAAAATACGATTAACCTCTATAAAAATGCACCGAAAGAAACAGTAAAAAATATCGTACACTACGATGCTGGTTTAATTTCTATGCAAATTCTGCTTCTTGCAAAAGAACGTGGTTATGACACAGTAACAATGGGCGGGTTTGATAAAGTGAAATTTGCAGAGCGCTTCGAGTTACCTGCAAATGAAGTACCAGTTGTATTGATCGCTATTGGTGAAGCGGCAGAACCAGCGCGTGGTACATCTCGTATGCCACTTGAACGTATTGTTAAATTTTTATAA
- a CDS encoding DUF3243 family protein: MSEELNQVDQKLKDLSPEEKDRILNNFNQFKSYLNEQLSKGKRLGLSDEFLAKGAKFVADHLAKNEEPRNSEQKLLQEMWKVSDDEAKKHIALALVKMIQTD, encoded by the coding sequence ATGTCTGAAGAATTAAATCAAGTAGATCAGAAATTGAAAGATTTATCCCCAGAAGAAAAAGACAGGATTTTAAATAACTTTAATCAGTTCAAAAGCTATTTAAATGAGCAGCTCTCTAAAGGAAAAAGACTCGGTCTAAGCGATGAGTTTTTAGCTAAGGGTGCCAAGTTTGTTGCTGACCATTTAGCGAAAAATGAAGAACCACGTAATAGTGAACAAAAACTGCTGCAAGAAATGTGGAAGGTTTCGGATGATGAAGCCAAAAAACATATTGCGTTGGCATTAGTGAAAATGATTCAAACTGATTAA
- a CDS encoding glucose 1-dehydrogenase gives MKRFEKKVVLLTGGGSGLGQAAALQLAAEGAKLVLVDLNKDGLEETKAKIEAATPGAETVLITANVVDEKAVENFVMQTVATFGKIDAFFNNAGVEGKQNLTEDYGVDEFQKVVSINLNGVFYGMKFVLKVMKEQGFGTIVNTASVGGIRGVGNQSGYAASKHGVVGLTRNSAVEYGQFGISVKAIAPGAFLTPMVEGSLRQMGGDNWEEVGREFVQGNPMKRFGKPEEIGYLVAFLLSDQANFINGAVIPIDGGQSYKY, from the coding sequence ATGAAACGTTTCGAGAAAAAGGTAGTACTTCTTACAGGTGGTGGTTCAGGTTTAGGACAAGCGGCCGCATTACAGCTTGCCGCAGAAGGTGCGAAGCTTGTATTAGTCGATTTAAATAAGGACGGCCTGGAGGAAACGAAGGCAAAAATTGAAGCGGCTACGCCTGGTGCGGAAACAGTACTTATTACAGCGAATGTAGTAGACGAAAAAGCGGTAGAAAATTTTGTGATGCAAACCGTCGCCACATTTGGAAAGATTGATGCGTTCTTTAATAACGCTGGTGTAGAAGGCAAGCAAAACCTAACGGAAGACTACGGGGTGGATGAATTCCAAAAAGTTGTGTCGATCAATTTAAATGGTGTGTTTTACGGTATGAAATTTGTGCTTAAGGTTATGAAAGAGCAAGGTTTTGGCACAATCGTTAATACCGCATCAGTTGGGGGTATTCGGGGTGTCGGCAATCAGTCAGGCTATGCGGCGAGTAAGCACGGAGTTGTTGGCTTAACACGCAACTCAGCTGTAGAATACGGACAGTTTGGTATTTCTGTGAAAGCCATTGCACCAGGTGCGTTTTTAACACCAATGGTTGAAGGCTCACTGCGTCAAATGGGCGGCGACAACTGGGAAGAAGTTGGCCGTGAATTTGTTCAAGGTAACCCAATGAAGCGCTTCGGTAAACCAGAGGAAATCGGCTATTTAGTGGCATTTTTACTGTCAGACCAGGCAAACTTCATTAACGGTGCAGTCATTCCGATTGATGGCGGCCAGTCTTATAAATATTAA
- a CDS encoding 3-ketoacyl-ACP reductase, with protein sequence MSQSIQGKVAVVTGAARGIGKAIALELAKEGVNVAIIARSESDLQAVAKEIEGYGVKAAYAVADVTNLEQVQAAAEKFKAELGLTDILVNNAGVGKFEKLVDMDPADFKNIVDVSVMGTFNVSHTIVPQLIEKNAGDVINISSTNGLNGAATSSAYSAAKFGVIGITESLAAEVRRNNIRVTALTPSTIATDLADSLNLIPADKKEQYMHPQDIAEYIVAQLKLNQRMYIKNATLMNTNPF encoded by the coding sequence ATGAGTCAATCAATCCAAGGTAAAGTAGCAGTAGTTACGGGTGCCGCGCGCGGTATCGGGAAAGCAATTGCGTTAGAATTAGCAAAAGAGGGCGTAAACGTAGCAATTATCGCTCGCTCTGAAAGCGATTTACAAGCAGTTGCAAAAGAAATTGAAGGTTATGGTGTGAAAGCAGCGTATGCTGTAGCAGATGTAACGAATTTAGAACAAGTACAAGCAGCAGCAGAAAAATTCAAAGCAGAATTAGGCTTAACAGACATCTTAGTAAACAATGCAGGTGTTGGGAAATTCGAAAAGCTAGTGGACATGGACCCAGCTGATTTCAAAAACATTGTCGATGTAAGTGTGATGGGTACATTCAACGTATCACACACAATCGTGCCACAGTTAATCGAAAAAAATGCCGGTGATGTCATTAATATTTCATCAACAAACGGTTTAAACGGTGCGGCAACATCAAGTGCCTATAGTGCAGCAAAATTCGGTGTCATTGGGATTACGGAATCGTTAGCAGCAGAGGTTCGTCGTAACAACATCCGTGTTACAGCATTAACACCAAGTACGATTGCGACAGACTTAGCAGATTCACTGAACTTAATTCCAGCTGATAAAAAAGAGCAATACATGCATCCACAAGATATCGCAGAATATATCGTGGCGCAGTTAAAGCTAAACCAACGTATGTATATTAAAAACGCAACGTTAATGAATACAAACCCATTCTAA
- a CDS encoding glutathionylspermidine synthase family protein produces the protein MRRDYSKRAKFYAPYKDSFFADFVNLEYALYDVMVIPRKKIEEIRFASHMLWGIFCKVARVLPHMPKEQLLALGLRQDMLPYINIDYLNEMAVLARFDFICTDDGRIKCIELNGDTPFLVQETFEMNEELCAEFGVNSPNDTKQFVKGMSQALFQAMQYIGKADKPKVVITGKTAEDDIEEHCQVKFIQNALPFDIEYIPIKELIIISEGPKRGLYTKALERIDILYRPAHPIEFLLDDVADDGDLIGLQLLDLVRDKELAIINAPAAYLLQSKILLWLIWERRNDETLFTKHERGAVKRYMLPTFLSDAPFLEAGRAFVKKPVFSREGNTVEIFDAHGDMQIASPNRHYTDNLYLYQEFTEMPEVTIQLKDGTHKKKWLIGSFMVDGKACGVACRVGNAITEWDSHWMAVGVE, from the coding sequence ATGAGACGAGATTACAGCAAGCGCGCGAAATTTTATGCGCCTTATAAAGACAGCTTTTTCGCTGATTTTGTTAATCTTGAATATGCCTTATATGATGTGATGGTCATACCGAGGAAAAAAATCGAAGAAATTCGCTTTGCCTCACACATGCTGTGGGGCATTTTTTGTAAGGTTGCGCGAGTGTTACCGCACATGCCAAAAGAGCAGCTACTTGCACTTGGTTTACGTCAGGACATGCTTCCATATATCAATATTGATTACCTCAATGAAATGGCGGTACTCGCGCGTTTTGATTTTATTTGTACCGATGATGGGCGCATTAAATGCATAGAGCTAAACGGAGATACACCGTTTTTAGTACAGGAAACATTTGAGATGAACGAGGAATTATGCGCGGAGTTTGGTGTGAACAGCCCAAATGATACAAAGCAATTCGTAAAAGGAATGTCACAGGCACTGTTTCAGGCAATGCAGTATATCGGGAAAGCTGACAAGCCGAAAGTCGTCATTACCGGGAAAACGGCTGAAGATGATATCGAGGAGCACTGCCAGGTGAAATTTATTCAAAACGCACTGCCCTTTGACATCGAATATATCCCGATTAAAGAGCTAATTATTATTAGCGAAGGCCCAAAGCGTGGCTTATACACCAAGGCATTAGAGCGCATTGATATTTTATACCGCCCTGCTCACCCAATTGAATTTTTATTAGATGATGTGGCAGATGATGGTGACCTTATCGGCTTACAGCTACTGGATTTAGTACGTGACAAGGAGCTTGCCATCATCAACGCACCGGCTGCTTATTTACTGCAATCGAAAATTTTACTATGGCTAATTTGGGAGCGTCGTAACGATGAAACCCTATTTACGAAGCATGAGCGCGGGGCGGTTAAGCGCTATATGCTGCCGACGTTTTTAAGCGATGCCCCATTTTTAGAAGCGGGTCGCGCATTCGTGAAAAAGCCGGTGTTCTCACGCGAGGGTAATACCGTAGAAATTTTCGACGCACACGGTGACATGCAAATCGCATCACCCAATCGCCACTATACCGATAATTTGTACTTGTACCAGGAATTTACCGAGATGCCTGAAGTGACGATTCAGTTAAAGGACGGCACGCATAAGAAAAAATGGCTTATTGGCTCGTTTATGGTAGACGGGAAAGCTTGCGGGGTGGCATGCCGCGTAGGAAACGCCATTACCGAATGGGATTCGCACTGGATGGCCGTTGGAGTGGAATGA
- the dacB gene encoding D-alanyl-D-alanine carboxypeptidase/D-alanyl-D-alanine-endopeptidase: MGEIQARILVPEAVTALDQAVEQSLGKDKATFTLRDRQTGEILYSYRGEHLMRPASNMKIISGAVALEELGLDYRFQTEVYVDGDIEAGILNGNVYIKGYGDPTINKETLEQFADILLQQGIEHITGQIIGDDTYFTGDTLPPGVDEEGETHYYGARISPITMSPTDDFDASTILVTAQAQAIGEPPTFEVIPHLSGHTITNEAVTVASEAENTLEVIRLTNTNQIVITGELPAGESAKVWVSLQNPTLNTLGFFKVLCEEKAILFTHSEPVTAGVVPLKAKLLYTHQSRTVGELFSIFMKLSNNSIADIFVKTLGKLKHGVGDYEAGLRVVQDYLVRKNIDCATWQFVDGSGLSHGIRLHANGISQLLFELQKEPYFDVFFESLPVGGNNNRLIGGTLKERFLEPEYLEKIFAKTGYIHEVNCLSGYVTGMSGKDYIFSVMLEGREDGIPYIDEGLKAAISAI; the protein is encoded by the coding sequence ATGGGAGAAATTCAAGCGAGGATATTAGTACCTGAGGCGGTTACAGCACTTGATCAAGCTGTCGAACAAAGCTTAGGAAAAGACAAGGCGACGTTTACATTACGAGACCGCCAAACCGGTGAAATTTTATATAGCTATCGCGGTGAGCATTTAATGCGTCCGGCATCAAACATGAAAATTATTTCAGGTGCAGTCGCATTAGAGGAGCTTGGGTTAGACTACCGTTTTCAAACGGAAGTTTATGTAGACGGGGATATCGAAGCGGGGATACTAAACGGCAATGTATATATAAAAGGCTACGGAGACCCAACGATTAATAAAGAAACACTCGAGCAGTTTGCAGACATCTTATTACAACAAGGCATTGAGCATATAACCGGCCAAATAATCGGCGATGACACGTATTTTACAGGTGATACCCTGCCACCGGGCGTGGACGAGGAAGGGGAAACGCATTATTACGGGGCGCGCATTTCACCGATTACGATGTCACCAACTGATGATTTTGATGCGAGTACGATTCTCGTAACCGCACAGGCTCAAGCGATTGGAGAGCCCCCAACATTCGAAGTGATTCCACATTTAAGTGGTCATACGATTACAAATGAAGCGGTAACCGTAGCAAGTGAAGCCGAAAACACGCTCGAAGTGATTCGTCTAACTAACACGAATCAAATCGTCATTACAGGTGAACTACCAGCCGGCGAAAGCGCAAAAGTATGGGTGTCGCTACAAAACCCAACGCTGAACACACTCGGATTTTTTAAAGTGCTCTGTGAAGAAAAGGCGATTTTGTTTACACATAGTGAGCCGGTGACAGCTGGGGTTGTGCCTTTAAAGGCCAAGCTCCTTTATACACATCAATCCCGTACAGTGGGAGAACTGTTTTCGATTTTCATGAAGCTCAGCAACAATAGCATTGCTGATATTTTCGTGAAAACGCTTGGGAAATTAAAACACGGTGTTGGCGATTATGAAGCGGGGTTACGTGTTGTACAGGACTATTTAGTAAGAAAAAATATTGATTGTGCTACGTGGCAATTTGTTGATGGCTCGGGGCTGTCGCACGGAATCCGTCTGCATGCAAATGGCATTTCACAGCTATTATTCGAGCTACAAAAAGAGCCATATTTTGATGTGTTCTTTGAATCCTTACCAGTTGGTGGCAATAACAATCGTTTAATCGGCGGTACGTTAAAGGAACGCTTTTTAGAGCCGGAATACTTGGAGAAAATCTTCGCCAAAACAGGCTATATTCATGAGGTTAACTGCTTATCGGGCTACGTCACTGGGATGAGTGGGAAGGATTATATTTTTTCGGTTATGTTAGAAGGTCGTGAAGACGGAATACCGTATATAGATGAGGGCTTAAAGGCAGCTATAAGTGCAATATAG
- a CDS encoding DUF418 domain-containing protein, translating to MMNKRIEVIDALRGFSLLGILIANMLYFQYGVNTEDGIEPSTWWDQAAYYFTKIFVEASVYPIFGFLFGYGVILFVRSFEKRELSAKGPLWRRAIGLIVLGAVHITLVWDGDILLTYGAALLFILVFFLKRRVKTWVVWSIILAVLMVPFLFMKTTFLDLLAKENEKAAVILSNGSYLEVVQHRIGITDDEFGVIFWLIGLVIAFLFLGIIAFFAVGSFILLGMAAAKVDLFKDIEQKQQLVKRLALLVPVGLLCKAFLLWDHFVGTIIYGLGTYVLSIGYIALFTLIFMKVKDSKLMDGFASVGRLSLSNYLLQSIICTTIFYGYGFGYFGELGVALGLLLALVIYSVQVVSSRLYRQRFSMGPAEWLLRKFVYLGK from the coding sequence ATGATGAATAAACGAATTGAAGTCATTGATGCGTTAAGAGGTTTTTCGTTACTAGGCATACTGATTGCCAATATGCTGTATTTTCAATATGGCGTTAATACGGAAGATGGGATTGAGCCATCAACCTGGTGGGATCAAGCAGCATACTATTTTACGAAAATTTTCGTAGAGGCATCAGTTTATCCGATTTTTGGTTTTTTATTTGGTTATGGAGTTATTTTGTTTGTGCGCTCTTTTGAAAAGCGTGAACTAAGTGCGAAGGGTCCGCTTTGGCGCCGTGCGATTGGGCTCATTGTGTTAGGTGCGGTACATATCACACTTGTATGGGACGGCGATATTTTACTTACATATGGCGCAGCACTGTTGTTTATACTAGTATTTTTCTTAAAGCGTCGCGTCAAAACATGGGTTGTATGGTCAATTATTTTGGCCGTACTGATGGTGCCATTTTTATTTATGAAAACGACATTTTTAGATTTACTTGCTAAGGAAAATGAAAAAGCGGCGGTTATTTTATCAAATGGTAGTTATTTAGAAGTCGTGCAACACCGCATTGGGATTACGGATGACGAATTTGGAGTTATTTTTTGGCTCATCGGACTTGTTATTGCGTTTTTATTTCTTGGAATTATAGCCTTTTTTGCGGTCGGTAGCTTCATTTTACTTGGGATGGCGGCAGCAAAGGTTGATTTGTTTAAAGATATCGAGCAAAAACAGCAGCTCGTAAAACGCTTGGCCTTACTTGTGCCAGTTGGTTTACTATGTAAAGCATTTTTATTGTGGGATCATTTTGTCGGCACGATTATTTATGGACTCGGTACGTATGTGCTTTCAATTGGCTACATCGCGCTCTTTACATTGATTTTTATGAAGGTAAAAGACAGCAAGCTGATGGACGGCTTTGCGAGTGTCGGGCGTTTGTCATTATCGAATTATTTACTGCAGTCGATCATTTGTACGACGATTTTTTACGGCTACGGCTTTGGCTACTTCGGCGAGCTTGGTGTGGCACTCGGACTTTTACTAGCGCTTGTCATTTATAGTGTGCAAGTTGTCAGCTCGCGATTATACCGTCAGCGTTTTTCGATGGGTCCAGCCGAGTGGTTGCTACGTAAGTTTGTTTATCTAGGGAAATAA
- a CDS encoding GrpB family protein has translation MEIRLTDYSVDWSQMFKIEAEFLKTIFGDEIIKCEHFGSTSVYGMKAKPVIDMMCIVKNIEKVDLFNNHMDSLGYDVVGEWGITGRRLFRKGGENRTHHIHFYQHDNPEIQRHLIFRDYLRSHPQEVTNYSRFKEELAQRYDNTSQYSPAKKKFVSDMEQKALSWFQER, from the coding sequence ATGGAAATTCGCCTTACAGATTATAGTGTAGATTGGTCTCAAATGTTTAAAATTGAGGCAGAGTTTCTTAAAACAATATTTGGCGACGAAATAATCAAATGCGAGCATTTTGGAAGTACGTCAGTTTATGGAATGAAAGCAAAACCTGTAATCGATATGATGTGTATCGTTAAGAACATTGAGAAAGTTGATTTATTCAATAACCACATGGATTCTCTTGGTTATGATGTTGTTGGGGAATGGGGTATTACAGGTAGAAGGCTATTTAGAAAAGGTGGAGAGAACAGAACCCACCATATCCATTTTTATCAACATGATAATCCTGAAATTCAACGCCATTTGATCTTTCGAGATTATCTGAGATCTCACCCCCAAGAAGTAACCAATTATAGTCGCTTTAAAGAAGAGTTGGCTCAACGCTACGATAATACAAGCCAATACAGTCCAGCAAAAAAGAAATTTGTAAGTGACATGGAGCAAAAAGCTCTCAGTTGGTTTCAAGAAAGGTAG
- a CDS encoding cold-shock protein, which translates to MTQGTVKWFNAEKGFGFIEVEGGADVFAHFSAIQGDGFKSLDEGQKVEFGIEDGQRGPQATNIVKL; encoded by the coding sequence ATGACACAAGGTACAGTAAAATGGTTTAACGCAGAAAAAGGTTTCGGTTTCATCGAAGTTGAAGGCGGCGCGGATGTATTCGCTCACTTCTCAGCTATCCAAGGTGACGGTTTCAAATCTTTAGACGAAGGTCAAAAAGTTGAATTCGGTATCGAAGACGGCCAACGTGGACCACAAGCTACAAACATCGTAAAACTTTAA
- a CDS encoding sigma-70 family RNA polymerase sigma factor: MDSQTFEQVVHTYGDYLVRLCYTYTKDWQMAEDLTQETFLRFYASDYRADADVKTYLYRIAVNRCKSYLVSWRYRQTQLLQLSQRLVVKDQVAQQVEQNELASRLYEKITELPVKYREVVVFYHYFEFTTAQIAAVLKLPESTIKTRLRRARQQLGITLQKGALLDGSN; encoded by the coding sequence ATGGATTCACAAACATTTGAACAGGTTGTTCATACATACGGCGATTACCTAGTGCGGCTTTGCTATACCTATACAAAGGATTGGCAAATGGCGGAGGATTTAACGCAGGAAACCTTTTTGCGCTTTTATGCCTCGGATTACCGGGCAGATGCGGATGTGAAGACGTATTTGTATCGCATTGCAGTCAATCGCTGCAAAAGTTATTTAGTGAGCTGGCGTTATCGGCAAACGCAGCTACTGCAGTTAAGTCAGCGCCTCGTTGTGAAGGATCAGGTTGCCCAGCAGGTAGAGCAAAATGAATTAGCTTCTCGGTTATATGAAAAAATCACCGAGCTGCCCGTAAAATATCGCGAGGTCGTTGTGTTTTATCATTATTTTGAATTTACAACCGCGCAAATAGCGGCTGTGTTAAAGCTACCGGAAAGTACCATAAAAACAAGGCTAAGGCGCGCGAGGCAACAGCTTGGTATCACACTGCAGAAGGGGGCGCTGTTAGATGGATCCAATTAA
- a CDS encoding ABC transporter permease, giving the protein MNIDLLQKQFRHARRRHKRKVILLQLVLLVSLLLAWQLATQFRLVDPLIFSSPGAVASLFLKKLVDGSLLPHVGITLFETVVGFLLGTLFGTLLAIFLWASKTAAEVLDPYLVVLNAMPKVAIGPIILVIFGPNMLAVLVMGVLISVIISTIVIFSAFLQVNENYLKVMQLFHATKYETFRHVVLPASMPTIVSTLKVNVGLSWVGVIVGEFLVSSKGLGYLIISGFQVFNFTLVFLALVMILVLATLMYKMVEMIERRLLAK; this is encoded by the coding sequence ATGAACATTGATTTACTGCAAAAGCAATTCAGGCACGCTCGCCGTCGTCATAAGCGGAAAGTAATCCTGCTTCAGCTCGTATTACTGGTCAGTTTATTGTTAGCTTGGCAACTCGCCACACAGTTCCGTTTAGTAGATCCGCTCATTTTTAGTAGTCCTGGGGCGGTGGCCTCGCTTTTTTTAAAGAAGCTTGTTGACGGCTCCCTCTTACCGCATGTTGGGATCACCTTATTTGAAACGGTCGTTGGGTTTTTACTCGGCACACTGTTTGGTACGCTCCTTGCAATCTTTTTATGGGCATCGAAAACTGCTGCCGAGGTACTGGATCCGTATTTAGTTGTGTTAAATGCGATGCCGAAAGTGGCGATTGGTCCGATTATTTTGGTAATTTTTGGTCCAAATATGCTCGCAGTGCTCGTAATGGGTGTGCTAATTTCGGTTATTATTTCAACCATTGTCATTTTCTCGGCCTTTTTGCAGGTCAATGAAAATTATCTGAAGGTCATGCAGTTATTCCATGCGACAAAATACGAAACGTTTCGGCATGTGGTGTTACCGGCTTCGATGCCGACGATTGTTTCAACATTGAAGGTCAATGTAGGATTGTCGTGGGTTGGGGTTATTGTTGGGGAGTTTTTAGTATCCTCAAAAGGCTTGGGGTATTTAATTATTTCAGGTTTTCAGGTGTTTAATTTTACGCTCGTGTTTTTAGCGTTAGTGATGATTTTGGTTCTAGCTACGCTGATGTATAAGATGGTGGAAATGATTGAGCGGAGATTGTTAGCAAAATGA
- a CDS encoding ABC transporter ATP-binding protein, whose product MTFLHVHNISHHFFTEKDVTTALRDIHFTLEEGEFVAFLGPSGCGKSTLLSIIAGLLTPTEGELRFSQGSPEIGYMLQQDFLFPWKTIEENVALGLTILKRSPSSVVDQLLESFELSHTKKLYPTQLSGGMRQRIALARTLVVNPSLLLLDEPFSALDFRSKLMLENFVAKTLQHFKTTTILVTHDISEAIAMSDKIFIFSPRPGTITQCFVVPEAIRKLPPLDARNDPLFQSLFQTIWKELERDEH is encoded by the coding sequence ATGACCTTTTTACATGTACACAATATATCGCATCATTTTTTCACTGAAAAAGATGTGACCACTGCCCTTCGTGATATTCACTTTACGCTTGAGGAAGGCGAATTCGTAGCCTTTTTAGGTCCGAGTGGCTGCGGCAAATCGACATTACTTTCCATCATTGCTGGGCTGCTAACCCCTACAGAGGGCGAGCTTCGATTTTCACAAGGTTCACCCGAAATCGGCTATATGCTTCAACAGGATTTTTTGTTTCCGTGGAAAACGATCGAAGAAAATGTCGCACTTGGGCTCACGATTTTAAAACGGTCACCTTCTTCAGTTGTCGATCAGCTCCTTGAAAGCTTTGAACTCAGTCACACAAAAAAGCTCTATCCTACACAGCTGTCTGGTGGCATGCGTCAGCGAATCGCGCTCGCCCGCACCTTGGTGGTAAACCCTTCCCTGCTCTTGCTGGATGAACCGTTTTCCGCCTTAGATTTTCGTTCAAAATTAATGCTCGAAAATTTTGTTGCCAAAACCTTACAGCACTTTAAAACGACGACAATTTTAGTCACCCATGATATTAGCGAAGCGATTGCGATGAGCGATAAAATTTTCATTTTTTCCCCACGCCCTGGCACGATTACACAGTGCTTTGTCGTCCCTGAAGCGATTCGCAAATTACCGCCACTAGATGCGCGGAATGACCCGCTGTTTCAATCATTATTTCAAACGATTTGGAAGGAGCTGGAGCGTGATGAACATTGA